The genomic region GAGAGAGTCATTACTGTAAACGGTAATGATCTAAAACGATCTCATAAATATGTCGTTTTTAAGAGTATTTAACTTGTGTCACAGTGTCGTCAAACTCACAGGCATGCAGACAACTCCAAAGATTTTACACAACTCATTCTGTGACAGgcaaattactttaaaaataatCTTAAAGAGACTCTTTAAAGGCAACACAGGCCTCCTGGGCCAGGCGGCTGCCCTCAGACATGGTTGAAATGTGGGCTGTGCTCGTTTGCATCTTACCCCCCTGCCTGGGCAGCAGGGCAGGCATGGGTGGAGATGGTGGGCTGGGGTGCCCCAGAGTGAGAAGCTGCCCCCAGCCCTAGAGACCCGCGCTCCCGCCTCACTTGTTCTCAATAAGAGACTGGACTTTATACACCAGCTCTCTGGCGATGCGCAGAATCTGCTGGACATCGTGACGCTCAGCCATCTCTGTCAGGGAAACGCCGCAGTGTTAGAAGCAGACAcagcttacacactcaacacacgcagtacactgcaggcttagaggcagacacatacacactaaATACTAAGTGAACCTTTGCACACTCACTGCATGCCAACACACGGTGTGTATACTCACTActgaaacacagacagacagacacccgcgtgcacacacacacacacacacacacacacacacacacagagacacacacatacacattttatCATGAACATATAACCAAAAGGTAAGCATTTCTCCACGCAAAAGCACCAGAAACTGACCATTGAAGAACTTGATGATGTCCGTGAAGTCCATGTTGTTGTCCCGGATGATCTCTCGATAGAGTTCCACCAGAGCCAGGGCGATGAAGAGGACAAAGTGCTGCGAGGAAATGTGCTGGGCTGACCAGATCACCTCCCACACGGCGAACACATCCTCGTACAGCAGCTCTGTCATGAGAGAGGCGTAAAGCTACCATGGTGGGGAGGGGCAGAGGGCAGGGGGGTGGGACGGGACACAGGGAAGAAATCGCCGGAAAGAAGACGTGAAGAAGCACCTCTTTTGAAGTCCAGCAGAAACCAACGGTAGCAGAAGTAGAAGTGGGTGTAGTCGCCATTTTGGTGCATCAACTCAAACAGCTCAGAGTCGAGGATCTTTTAGGGAAAAACAAGAAGCTTCAGGATCATGAGCCAGATGttattgctgcaaaaaaaacccCGTCGGGGGGGAGCACCACTCACCTGGATCAAGGACCTCATGTTTGCAAAGTGAGTGTCCATGGCGCCTCCGTTGGGGAAGTTCTGCCCCATTCTCTTCATCAGCTGTGTGAAGCAGCTGTAAGCCAGGCACTCTGATGGGGGCGTGCAAAGAGGCGCGGCTCAGCATCGTGGGAATTCTCACAGTAAGACCGTCGTGGAAAGCCCAGAGTGAGGCTCGCAGACTTACCGTCGTCCAGGATGACCATCAGGGGCGCCAGGAGGTCACACATTCCCTGGACGTAGCCGACCTCCAGGTGCTCCCACACGTAGCTGAgatgagagagacacacacacttatgTACTTTCTTTTTGAAGGGGGGCAGCATTAAGCTTTTCCCATAGGGGGCGCTCCCACCTGCACATGATGTTGCGCAGCTTCTCCAGGTTGGCAGGAGTGAAGTAGTAGTAGTTGCGGTCACAGCGCTGGACGTCCTTGTCTATCCGGTGCAGGTTCAGCGCCACCGTGTCCAGCAGTTCGATCTGAGGCGGGAGGTGGGATCACATTTCAAGGCCCTCGTCCAAGCAGGTTTGTGTAGCTCCAGCACTCAACATGGaggctccccctccccccaacccaccgtgtaggaggacagggaggcggggagGCCCTCGCCGCTCGCTGCCGGCTTGTCCAGCTGGCTGCAGAGCTGCTCCTCGCTCAGTGACTCCTGCTGGCCCcgatctcccagcatgccccgggGCTGCGACTCCTCCAAAAGCTCCTCCTCGAGGCTCTGGCTGTCCTCGATGCTGGACATGAGCTGAGAGTGTCCGGAAGCCACAGAATAGTTTCGCGAGGAAGGGAGTCCAGAGTCTGGAGAGTCAAACTCCACCAGGGCAGCAGGAGGAACAGCggcagtggggggtggggtgcagtCACTCCCGCTGGGGGTGTCCTGACCGGCGGCATCCGGTTCGTCAACGGACATAAACACCTAAGGGCGGAAAACGGACTTAGTAAGGAAACCTGCCCCCCATACCATGCATTGGACTAGCTGATGCAcaaccccctgcccccacctcgTTGCTGATCGTGGAGTCCCGGTGGATGAGCCTCAGCACATGACTGTCGATGCTGCTGCCCGAGGAGAGCTTGGCGAAAATGGCGGACTGCGTCTCCTTCTCGCGCTGTCTGACGATCACCTCGCAGGCCTTCCATTCACGCATCACCTGCTGGTACCGGGTAGCGATCTTCTCGTCGATCTGGAGGAGGCGCATGGCCGGTCGTAAATTAACAGGCAGAGGCAGGTGGGACAGCACGTGGCAGGGCAGGACGGGGTAGGCCAGGACGGGACGGGGCAGGACGGGACGGGGGGTAAGCAAGGATGGGGGGTAGGCAAGGCCGGGGCAGGAAAGGACGGGGCAGGAAAGGCCGGGACGGGGGGCAGGCCGGGACGGGGCAGGCCGGCATCAGAGAACTCCGCTGCACAGGTCACCTGCATTCTTTTCCCGAGAGTCCACCAGAAACTGAAGGACTCTTGATGTCAAAGCTGAGTTTGATTTACCGACAGTATGGTCATCGCTCAGAACAGTGTCATGCAGCAAAATCATAAACAGCAAAACAATCACCTTAACTCTGTTTATTCACTCTGTATTAACAAGCATTGTTATAGCAATTTATAACTCACATAAATAATCGCCTGTGCAGTCCGTTTATTTTGGGATGACTAGCATGTGTCAGAGGCAGAGCCTGCCAAGTTGGAGCACGCCATGCTGGGTAACTGGGAAGGCTCTGTGCTGATCAGCGTTGGTGCTATGGGTCACACTGACTCGTGAAGGTGACTACAAACTGATTCATGGTGTTTTCCAGGGAAGGGCCGTCATGCTTCCAGAAACAGGAAGATCCGATTGTGCCTGCCGCTTAATCATTATAATCAGACATACATGCATCATACAGAGACATACGTTTCCCCTCAGAGTGTGTACAGTGCTCTATCCATACCCGGTTCATGTCTTTTTTCCCCATGCCGAACTTGTAGTGGCCCAGCAGGAAGGGCCAGACCTCCTTGCGGATTTCGTGCTCGACCCCCCCGTAGTAAACCAGcctcagcagctccagctccttgtAGTTCTGCAGGGTGAGCAGGGGCCCCCATTAGCCGAGTTGTCAGAGGAAAGTGTGGGCTTTGCTGCCCTCTCATGGTCGAGCCTGGCACTGCAGAGCCAGCTTCACCTTGCAGTCCTTCTGGTACTTGCTCCACACGTCTCTGCTGAGTCCCCCCGAGGCCTCACATGGTCGGTCTGGTGGGACGATGCTGTGGTTGACCAGTGCTGACAGGTGTGTGCGCACTGTGGACAGGTGCCGGCAGTAAGCCAGCCCTGAGAGTGCAAGGACAGCAAGGACATTCAAATGGGAGCAATTATGAGGTTAACTTTCAACATTAAAGATCAAGACAAGAGTCAAGCCCCATGGCCACCTGGGTTGGCATGTTTTCCCTGGagctgccaccccctcccccatccaggTTGGCAAACTGCCCTGCAGCTAGGTTGACTTGTTCAGATCTAGACTCAAACTTGCAGGATGAGATTGGGGAGGCAGCTGCTCGCTGTACTGCTTTAAAAGCTGTTTTGGCTGCGTGGGTCCCGGCCCGCTCCAGCGCGAGGGGGCGACTTACAGCCATAGAAGGCGCGGGACACGATCTGGCGCTTCATGTTCTGGCACAGCATCTTCAGTGGGATTCTGGCAACGGCAGAGACGACGGAGAGTTAACAGGCAGCATGCCAAGCATTTACACCAAGAAAACAAGTTTTAATCGACGTGCATCTTAGTGCAGTGACAACAGTGCTGGTCCTCCCTCTGTTTCCATACATCTGCGCGGACTGTGAAGGACAAAGCAGCTGGGATTTCACGGATGAAAGACCGGCTGCCATGTCTGCCCTCACCGGTCATGAATGCAGGTGCAGCCAGGGGGTAACTCGAGAGACGCGCTGCTGCCCCCGGTGGAGCAGGAGAGGCAAGACGACAGGTGGCTGCTGCACTCTCCTTGCTGCCATGACGACGGGCTGCCCCCCAAGCCTGGCATTTCCATCGTCTCCCCGTGGTCtgagagcaggagagggagagagagacagggaggtcaGTGGCTAAAAGGAGCCACAGCTCACCTGCGGCAGCTTCCTCTCGACTCCTTGTCCTGCGGAAGAGGGAGGGGCTCACATTTCAATCACAGGGGGGCTTTCTGTACCTTTAGAAAAGAAAGTTTACCCTGCGTTTTAGTTAGTTATTAAGTGGCCAGTTATGGGGGGGCATCCGTAGGGTCCTCCTCTGCCCCGGCAGAGCATCCACAACACGAGCAGCAAGATGAACGCCACACGGCCGGTCACGTGACACAGTGTTTCCCTTCAGGCATTAAATGCTGGCCCCTCAGCTCAACCACGAGTTCAATTAAGGTAGAGATTGGCACATTCTTAATTTGAGAcgctttgaaaaaaaaacgtctcaaaaagattaaaacaaataaaaaaataatacatcgATGTCAGACGTTCTGCGGCTATAAAATCATACAACACGAGTATTAAGAAAACGGAACAGCCGAGAATCAGAAACGCATGCATctgcacttaaaaaaaaataactgaaataataatcataataataataataagcataAGGGATGCAGAGGTGCAAAGCCACAAACGAGGACTGAGGCGGCAGAGAGCGGTGCTGAGAGAGGCAGAGGGGAGGGCGGCGCTGGGCCATGCTGGACGCAGCACAGCCACCATGACTACTGAAAAGAAGAAGCGGactgaaataaataatgacCTGCAAGTGGCAAACAAATGAACACTAAACAAAAAACGAATGAACAGCAAGGTGTCAAAAATGCTCTTCACCTTAATTCTTCAGGTTGaagctgatggactggcataaaCAGAAGCCTCTTTGATGGTTTttacacaacaaaaaaaaaagaacgtaAACAGAAAAAGtcggaaaaacaaacaaaagcagcTGCCCTGCGGGTGTTTCCGGAGCCCTCTGCGCCTACTGGCCATGTGACTTAAAGCCGTTTACGCTACAGCGCCCTGTTCACAGAACGATCCATGTCTCTACTACGCCAGAACCCCACAGGACCCGACATTTGTAATGAAAGGTGACTGGAATTTGTGAAGAATTACAGTGAACAGCATTGCAGAAACAGAAGGGGTTCAACAGAGgagggaaaacaaaacactgttTGAAGCGAAGGAGCAAGAGAATCTGTGAAAAACCAAAATACACAGGTGTCGATTCCCTCGGAAATATGCAGGAATGCAGACTACAGAAAAACTGAAAGAGGTGCAGGTATCACATGCAAAGGTCAAGCATGTCGCACTAAAAACCAAATGAAGAAATGGAACAAAAACTTTTTCAAGAACAAAAATAACTGCAAAGGGAACCAGAGCAAATTATCGAAGCATATTTTGGCCGCCAGAACCCAAACCCAACAGTGCTGAGAGAGGACAGGAGAGTGAGAGGACGTGGCAGAGACACCGGACTGCTCTACTGGGCTGCCTGGACACCTCGACGCACCACTCTGGGCTTCTGCATCACATCCAGCTCCAAGGAGGAGAAGAACCCCTCCACTCTGCTGACTGGGTGCTTTGTAGGATGTTCTAACACCGGGCGTCAGAAGAATGTATAGAAAATCCCGAATGTATAGATGTGCTGCAGATCCTGAATGTACAGATATTCTGCATGTCCAGAACGTGTACAAAAGTTTTTGGGCCTGAATGTGTAGAAAAGCTACAGGTCCTGAACATACACAAACAATCCAAATCCTCCGTGACTCTTCTACCTGTCCCTCTTTTTGGCCACCATCCCCCTGAACCCTTTATGGTGTGAGGACAAGGGGACCGTTTTAAAAGAGAGTCAGCTatgaacatgggggggggggggggcaggggggggcacgAAGTATTAGAAGGCTAGAAACCTCAGATCCACTCCTGCTCTGTATTCCGTAATAAGCGTGGGGGTTTAGGGGGTGGATCTCTACTTCCACTGAGGAGAAGACTGACCCAAGGTCCTTAGGACTGTAGTTCAGCCGATTATAGGATGGTGTCAACCTGCAGAAACCTGAGCAAATCCAATCGCTCTGAAAGCAGAGGTGAAGGGGAAAACAAACATCTGAGATCCCCATACTGCTTCAGCTATGACCCCTGTCAGCCCTGTCTGACTGCCTATCTGACTACCTGTCTATCTTCTTGACTGCCTGTCTACCTATCTGTCCGCTTTTCTTTCTGACTGCCCTATCTTTATGTCTACCTGCCTATCTGCCAATCTTCCTGACTGCCTGCATctctgtttgtttgcttgtcttTCTGTCTGACCGACCAAGGTGGAGCACTTCAGGGTGTCCAGCTTTGCCACCTACATTCCCCTCCATCTCTTGAATTCGACACACTCCCAGTCGTCTTCTCCTGTTGCTCCTCTGCCATTTCTCCATTTGCCCCAGACCCTCCCCACACACCCGcctccttcacctttctctcgGTCCCATGCCGTGGACGGATACTCTCCGCAACTTGGACAGGGCAGCGATGTCGATCACCCGAACTCCCGTGCTGTTGTCATGGCAACACACAGAGGTTAGGCCCATGAGCGCAGAATCAGTGGATGGGAGGAGGAAAAAAACCCAACACTGAAAAGGACCCtacctctgccacacactcccacttgcccccccccccctcccacaccctCGGGAGGGGCCAGCACGGTTGGGCTGAGATCTGAGGACCAGGAGGCAGTGGGGGGTGGAAGAGGGTTAGGGTCTTGTGATAAAAACCTTTCATGACACTAGGATCTGTGAGGTTCCGCGAGCAGATCATTGAGATCATTGTGTGAAGTctatcctcttcctcctcatcgtCGTCCAGCGAGGGGGCGCGGCTGCCTGTCGTGTGGTGGTAGTTTATAGTGACTGCTCGGGCAATAAGAAAACACAGTTTAGCACCCCGAatgcccaccacacacacacatactcgcaTGCATGTTCGCATCCTTCCCAAACTAAATGGAAATTTGGCCCCAAGAATTTCTGTACTTCACAACAGACTTCAACACCACTGGTTGTAAGTAAGCATGTGACCCACAGGCAGGAATCCCAACTGGTTAACACCAACCATGGGGCTGACATGCTGCCATCTTGACTGTGTGTAAAATCACCACTTGAAGGGACTCACTCACTGGAATCATAGCGATGTCCTGGGTAGACGATGCGAAACACGTAATCAGCAGCCACCTCGTCTTCCTGCCCCGTGCCGCCCAGCTCCAGCAGCCGTGCAGTGCTGTTCCTCTTCCTCAGCCGCGGGAAAACCTTGccctaccacacacacacacacacacacacacacacacacacacacacacacacacacacacacacacacacacacacacacacacacacacacacacacacacacacacacacacacacacacacacacacacacacacggggcaTGTGAGAAGCCAGGTAGAAACGCAAGTTTCTCGCGGGTGTTAATGGGACTGTTCTACTGGAGCAGGGCTTGGCAGCTGAGGGATCAACATACACACATGAAAAACAACATAAATAGGGAGGGGCTGCCAAGGAAATGATATCAGGCGTTGAAAAGGGTTCCTTAACAAAACATGTATCCCTAAAGCAGACAGCAGACAGAAAGGACTCATCAGCATCACTAGCCCCCTGTCGGGCTGCTCCTTTACGTACAGCCTGCACTTGGGGTCCCTCAAGTATCTGCTGCTTGTTAATTAACCATCAATCCTAGACAGTGAGCCAGCTGCACCCCCCAATACGCACGCCCAGCACATCCGCAAGCTTGTCGTCAAAACAACACCTAAGTTAACGGCTGGACAGTCACTGCAAGCATGATAATGGGGATGAGCTGTAGCCACGGGGGGCTAATTAAGGCATGCTAATGGGCTGTCTGTCTCGGATGTACCAGCCGCAGCAAGTGATGTCTGTGGGGACCAAAGGGCCGATGGTCGCGCGGAATGCCATTTAATCCTAACAGCTAAGCTcatcacacacgcacaaacagaaAGCCACGCCCACCCACCGTCCTCACCCAGCCACGCCCACCCACCGTCCTCACCCAGCCACGCCCACCCACCATCCTCACCCAGCCACGCCCACCCACCGTCCTCACCCAGCCACGCCCACCCACCATCCTCACCCAGCCACGCCCACCCACCGTCCTCACACAGTCACGCCCACCCACCGTCCCCACCCAGCCACTCCCACCTACCGTCCCCACCCAGCCActcccacccactgtccccacccagccccacccacccacccaccgtcCCCACCCAGCCACACCCACCCACTGTCCCTGCCCAGCCGTTTGGGAAGGGGCCTCACCTTGCCACGCTGCGACCACAGTGGGGGCTCCAGTTGGCCTCGGGGGAGCAGCCCATTTTCCAGGCAGGATAGGAATGCTAGCAGGTGCCCTCCAGGAGGGAAATGAAGGGGGGGCCGCTGGATGCCATCCTGGCTCACCAGGACCAGGGTCCCACCGCAGTCCGCTGTGGAGAGGGGGGGTAGGGGTGCACAGAGACAAAATGAACGTGATCAACGTGAGCAGGAATTCAAGGCAGAAAGTGAGCTGGGGACGTAGACATCAGGATCAGGAGGCACTCGTCTTTCATGCAACGTCGTTCACAAGTCTTCTGAACAGTAACAGAAGAACAGTGGGGCAGGGAGATGATTTGAAGGCAGCGGCGGGTCAGTCACTAACACCTGCTGAAGCCTGAAGTTTCATGTGCTAATCTCAGAAAACACACGCAGTACAAAACAAGCAAGGAGGATGAAGTATGGAAACAGGTTTCCATGGAAGCACCTACAAGGCTGATGAAGTGAGACAATCCTAGGTCATGTCTATAGTTTCTGATGCTATGTCTCCTTGACAACATTGACATGGGTCCGACAAGGTTCGGGTCAGATGACAGGAGGTCATCCAACTGAATCCACTGGGAGTTTAGTACCACAGACTGACACTGTCAATTCCTACACCAGAACCATGCAGGAACAAAATTAATTGTGTCTGGCAGTCTATAGACAAACAGGTATTTCACTCCCCTGCAGTCAGCATGTCCCATCAATTGGTGGAGAATAGAAGCTATGCAGGCGGATCGGGAGACAGCATCGATGGCAGAGCTGCTCCATTAAGAGGTCCTTTCAGCGGGACCAGCATCTGGCCGCCCATCTCAAGGCTCTCACTCAGCATTCGACAGGTGCCCCCCTAATCCCCACACTAGCGACTGAGGGTGCTGCCCGTTTTGAAGTTCCTGACTACCCTGCCCTGCCCAGGATGGCCCCCGAGGCCTATGATCCCAAGAAAATTGAGATCCTCGCTTGCTCAGATTGGTCAGCTCTTCAGGACTATACAGCACTGGCTAcagactaaccctaaccctatccctaaCCCCTGAACAAAGCCAACCCACCCCATCGACCAAGATGATTGAAGTTAATGAGCGGGTCCACATGGCCACTGCCATGGCAAAGGATGCAGGGTCTGCCAAAAGACTGGGGCTGTACCTCACCACCGTTGGGCCTAATGAAGGCTAGTCTGGCCCATGGGGTTACCCAGAAACCAGGCAAGTCGAGGAGGGTCCCCTACATCAGGGACACGTTAGACATGCTTCTCCACAGGAGGAGCCCATGTTTTCTGATTGGATCAGTCACAATGACCTGGATGGCGAGATGCAGAATTCACCAGCCTCTGAGACCTCTTTGATGGCTGCCTGCCATTCATCTGGAAGGTCATCCCATTCCTGCATTCCTAGACACGGCCTGTGCTGATGCCGAAGGTGTGCTACCCACTGCTAACCACCACCTTTTGTCTGATTCCTCCCAGCTTGTACACCAGTGTCACCACTTTCCTGATGGCTGGACTCAGGTTATTTTCAAGGGGGGAAAGAATCTGGCTGGCTTGCCTCTCTGATGCCTACTTCAGGGTCAAAGGGAGCTGTTGGTGGAGTCCCATTACCACATGGGGTCCGGCTGGGTATGACCACCAAAGTAAAGAGCCAGAGGATAATTCAGACAGTAAAAGTCCAGattaagattttgtttcaaccaaccagttgagtataaagagtcacagtcacaaagtactcaactggacttttactctctggaccaggCACTGTCCCACCTGTTGGAGGACCGGTCCCGTCAGCTTCACCTAGCACACTAATCCCACTGCCTATCACTGATATCCCCTTTATCCAAAAAGCACGGCATCCGAATCTGATGCATACTGTATCCCAGGTGTCCCACAGAGGACATCTCTTTCCCGGTCTTCATGTGGAAAGCCCGTTCTTGGAGAATGGCACATTTGTGCGTTATTTGCACATATGTCATGTTCCCACACAAGTTCTGCATTCTCACACGTGCCACTCTGCTCACACACATACTACTTACGCCGCTGGTGACAGTGGATGCAGACGATCTGTCTCAAAGGCACAGTAAGAGCGTAGTCCCAGTAAATactgcagagacagagagtgagagaaagcatgCTGAGGACACCAAAGCGACGGCAGAGTGGAGAGCAGCATTGGAGACGGGGCCGGGGTACCTCTTCTCCAGGTCACAGTCTCCCAGAGTGCCATTAATCAGCTGGTTTGGAGTCCACTTCAAGCTGAGGGTGTCTGCAGACTGGTGGAGGGACAGGTAGCCCCGCAACACCTCCATGTCCTTCTTCTGTGGTGGGAAGTGTAGAAGGAGAGAGATTGACCACAGTGCTGAAATATGGTCGTACCTGCACTCAGGCAGGATTTACAGGATTGCACACAGAAATCCAATTGGAGCTAAATCTTCCCCTCTGTCCCGGCTGGCCCCGGTAATTTACAGGATCGATTCATGCGTTTCTGCCCCAATCAAGCATGGTGCAGCACTATCAGCTACCACACTggcatgggggcgggggggcttaTGTCAGAGGCAGTTTGAAAGCAGCCGTGTTTACTCGCAGTGGCTGTGAAGCTGACAGATTGAGGAACAAGATCTCTGGGGATGCACAGAGGGATCTCCCACActgccattttgtttttattgtccCTACAGTCTACATCACACcatgacttgggggggggggcatatgatCAGAAGCGAGTAGACGGAGGACAGGTGGGAGGCAGAGCAAAGCAGGAAGTGGCTGACTCAGGACTCTGGGCATCCCGGAAAGCGTGGATCAATCGGCTGAAGGGCCCACACTGCTGGCCAAAGCCAAGCCAACTACGACTCATTCATATTGCAGCACCTCCTCCCACGGCCTCCCACAGCAAATCGGAGCATACTATCAGAGCTCCGCAGGGCaaaaagggggtgggggcactAGAGACATCCTGTGGTGTGAGTGAGGGCTCTCTGACGCTACGGCTCATGGCTCCTCCCACCCCCACTCGGCTCACCGGCTGCACCAACACGTTGTTCTTGCCATAGAGCAGATGCGTCCGTGAGTTCTGGTGCAGGGACTCCACGTATTCTCGCGCGGATGCCGCGAAGCGATCCTCGGACATGCTTCCGCTGGACTGGCGCTTGCGGATCTGGAGGGTGGTGAGAGGGTACAGCAGAGGGGGTTGGAGAAGGCCGTCGGGATGGAGCCCAGAATGAGCCCCAGTGGGACCCATGCCTTTACCCCGAGGGCAGGACGCCGGCCTTGGCAGCACTCCTGGCCACGATGGGCTCCGTGGATCCGGTGCCGCTGGACCAGCTCGTTGGCGGAGGGGTCGGTCCAGAAGTGGTCAGACGTCTTCAGCTTGGTGTACTCCAGGGCACAAGGGCCGACTGGGAGGAAAGAGAAAGTGAAGGAGGAGGAGTGGCAGCATGCCAAACTGGCACACTGCAGTAAGCTACAGGGACAGAGGAGAGGTGACACTCACCCAAAAGTGCTGCCAGGATGGGTCCGTAGACGGGGTCATGCATCAGGGCCTCTTTCTCATAGTACTTACTAGAAAAGCAGAGATAGACTCAACTTAATGAAAAGACAATGAGGAACCAAAAAAAGGAGACTGAAAAATAATCAGTGCTGGGTTAAGtacggtggcggggggggggggggggtacctagAGTTGTCCACAATGTGCTGGACCACTTTGTCTAGAACCTTCTCGAAGAGCGCCGTTCGCACCCAGATATGCTTGACAGCCTGGGCGGAAAGAGGCTGGGGCGCGCGCCCAGCGGACGAGCCCTGCCTCCTCAGGGGTTCAGGTCC from Brienomyrus brachyistius isolate T26 chromosome 17, BBRACH_0.4, whole genome shotgun sequence harbors:
- the sgsm2 gene encoding small G protein signaling modulator 2 isoform X2 codes for the protein MGSTTDEEFKEKLLWNVKREVKRIMEEAVTKKFVHEDSSHVIALCGTVEACLSHQLKRRAAGFLRSDKIAALFTKVGKAHATAADVCRKVQEQLQQQAEATRRVQSAGPEPLRRQGSSAGRAPQPLSAQAVKHIWVRTALFEKVLDKVVQHIVDNSSKYYEKEALMHDPVYGPILAALLVGPCALEYTKLKTSDHFWTDPSANELVQRHRIHGAHRGQECCQGRRPALGIRKRQSSGSMSEDRFAASAREYVESLHQNSRTHLLYGKNNVLVQPKKDMEVLRGYLSLHQSADTLSLKWTPNQLINGTLGDCDLEKSIYWDYALTVPLRQIVCIHCHQRPDCGGTLVLVSQDGIQRPPLHFPPGGHLLAFLSCLENGLLPRGQLEPPLWSQRGKGKVFPRLRKRNSTARLLELGGTGQEDEVAADYVFRIVYPGHRYDSNHGETMEMPGLGGSPSSWQQGECSSHLSSCLSCSTGGSSASLELPPGCTCIHDRIPLKMLCQNMKRQIVSRAFYGWLAYCRHLSTVRTHLSALVNHSIVPPDRPCEASGGLSRDVWSKYQKDCKNYKELELLRLVYYGGVEHEIRKEVWPFLLGHYKFGMGKKDMNRIDEKIATRYQQVMREWKACEVIVRQREKETQSAIFAKLSSGSSIDSHVLRLIHRDSTISNEVFMSVDEPDAAGQDTPSGSDCTPPPTAAVPPAALVEFDSPDSGLPSSRNYSVASGHSQLMSSIEDSQSLEEELLEESQPRGMLGDRGQQESLSEEQLCSQLDKPAASGEGLPASLSSYTIELLDTVALNLHRIDKDVQRCDRNYYYFTPANLEKLRNIMCSYVWEHLEVGYVQGMCDLLAPLMVILDDECLAYSCFTQLMKRMGQNFPNGGAMDTHFANMRSLIQILDSELFELMHQNGDYTHFYFCYRWFLLDFKRELLYEDVFAVWEVIWSAQHISSQHFVLFIALALVELYREIIRDNNMDFTDIIKFFNEMAERHDVQQILRIARELVYKVQSLIENK
- the sgsm2 gene encoding small G protein signaling modulator 2 isoform X1; its protein translation is MGSTTDEEFKEKLLWNVKREVKRIMEEAVTKKFVHEDSSHVIALCGTVEACLSHQLKRRAAGFLRSDKIAALFTKVGKAHATAADVCRKVQEQLQQQAEATRRVQSAGPEPLRRQGSSAGRAPQPLSAQAVKHIWVRTALFEKVLDKVVQHIVDNSSKYYEKEALMHDPVYGPILAALLVGPCALEYTKLKTSDHFWTDPSANELVQRHRIHGAHRGQECCQGRRPALGIRKRQSSGSMSEDRFAASAREYVESLHQNSRTHLLYGKNNVLVQPKKDMEVLRGYLSLHQSADTLSLKWTPNQLINGTLGDCDLEKSIYWDYALTVPLRQIVCIHCHQRPDCGGTLVLVSQDGIQRPPLHFPPGGHLLAFLSCLENGLLPRGQLEPPLWSQRGKGKVFPRLRKRNSTARLLELGGTGQEDEVAADYVFRIVYPGHRYDSITINYHHTTGSRAPSLDDDEEEEDRLHTMISMICSRNLTDPSVMKDHGETMEMPGLGGSPSSWQQGECSSHLSSCLSCSTGGSSASLELPPGCTCIHDRIPLKMLCQNMKRQIVSRAFYGWLAYCRHLSTVRTHLSALVNHSIVPPDRPCEASGGLSRDVWSKYQKDCKNYKELELLRLVYYGGVEHEIRKEVWPFLLGHYKFGMGKKDMNRIDEKIATRYQQVMREWKACEVIVRQREKETQSAIFAKLSSGSSIDSHVLRLIHRDSTISNEVFMSVDEPDAAGQDTPSGSDCTPPPTAAVPPAALVEFDSPDSGLPSSRNYSVASGHSQLMSSIEDSQSLEEELLEESQPRGMLGDRGQQESLSEEQLCSQLDKPAASGEGLPASLSSYTIELLDTVALNLHRIDKDVQRCDRNYYYFTPANLEKLRNIMCSYVWEHLEVGYVQGMCDLLAPLMVILDDECLAYSCFTQLMKRMGQNFPNGGAMDTHFANMRSLIQILDSELFELMHQNGDYTHFYFCYRWFLLDFKRELLYEDVFAVWEVIWSAQHISSQHFVLFIALALVELYREIIRDNNMDFTDIIKFFNEMAERHDVQQILRIARELVYKVQSLIENK